The sequence below is a genomic window from SAR324 cluster bacterium.
TGATTGTTCAGCATTAGTAATCCCACCTTGTCAATAATGACCTTTGTTTGACCCAAATAAATTTGCTTAATATCTGTATTTTGAATAATTAAGAGATGTACACTATTGTTGATGTTATATTTTATACGAATAGATTATTCAGCAACAAGGAGTCATATGCAGCAACAAGAACGCTTAGATCCAGGATGGGCTTGGACAAAGAAATATAATATAGGTGCTGGTGTAAAGGTTGGGGACACTATTTATACATCTGGCTTAGTGGCCTTAGACAGTGAGGGCAATGTGATTGGTGAGGACGTTTACACCCAATCTAGTCAGGTTTTCAAAAATATTGAGAGTCTGCTAGCTGTTGCTGGAGCAACGATGGATGATGTAATCAAGATCAATACATTCCTGACTGATATGTCTCAATACGGCGAGTTTAGTAGAGCGCGCAATGAAGCTTTCCCAACCGGTGTACCCGCTAGTGCTTGTTACTCCACTCCTGCACTAGTCCTTCCTTCTTTGTTGGTTGAGGTTGAAGCCATTGCGATTATCGGTAGCGGTAGTTGAAGCTTGAGTACCTTCCTTGAGCCTATTGGGGATCCCAATTACTAGGATCCCACTTTTTCTCTCTTGGCAGAACATATTCCTAGAACTATCTTCACACCTCCCACCAATTTTTACGTCCGATCATCTAATTGAGCTTG
It includes:
- a CDS encoding RidA family protein is translated as MQQQERLDPGWAWTKKYNIGAGVKVGDTIYTSGLVALDSEGNVIGEDVYTQSSQVFKNIESLLAVAGATMDDVIKINTFLTDMSQYGEFSRARNEAFPTGVPASACYSTPALVLPSLLVEVEAIAIIGSGS